From a region of the Salinispira pacifica genome:
- a CDS encoding type I restriction endonuclease subunit R — protein MSFNEMNTIENALRDHLVGKPVTAQSGMVAEETAEYIAGNRDLKWKYVHGENLVLYGKQPQDVFVDSWLKDALCRLNKPLAANPDLADEVIHRLRGVLLEAGYSGLIRANEIFQDWLLGRISMPLGKDGEHITIHLLDFDIPQNNHFVVSQQVQFTGTRDCYFDLVLYVNGLPLVVGEVKTPVRDAISWQDGAADFLGGQKHYWENQKAFFVPNLLCFASEGKTFYYGAIGARFKNWAPWHSTEDREEIPQDMRTVLKSAERLLHPKTLLEILQSFVVFSTVKQGEGKPSFKIKILPRYPQYEAAKAIVERVKTQDARQGLIWHFQGSGKSLLMLFAAQMLKADPDLKNPTVVVVVDRVDLDSQINSVFNNAAVKNVTPVKSCKALAKELKQDSRQILITTVFKFDEVEIDEHQTDGLNPRDNIIVLVDEAHRTQEGSLGEKMRWALPNAFFFGLTGTPISGLERNTFKLFGSPNDPGRYLNRYSYKQSIRDEATLPVKFEPRLVELRIDRETIDKEFEELAEQNNLSEEEKTFISQKAGKLAHLLKAPKRITAIADDISDHFKTHVEPKQFKGMVVVYDRDAVVQMYYLLCERLGKDAVEVVMNISQGTIEEETDENGKPKKIAPDWLKWQKLDLPVEKDDFKRWQGIDASPEVQEQLLDRYRDASDPLKVIVVTAKLLTGFDAPICYCMYLDKPLRDHTLLQAMCRTNRLYSDTKKHGLIIDYLGVFENVAKALDYDPKEIEGVVESVEAFKKLFPEAIGKCLEYFPGVDRTVEGYEGLIAAQDCLVGNEKKDAFAAQFNVLKRFWEAITPDPYLNAFRKDYRWLAQVYESIKPVGGLGSLLWESLGPETIKLIHEHTEIDRIRGDIDELIMDAESVFELTEEEKKKKAKKLNLSLMAKVRSKNDPRFEELGQRLERLKDKYEAGVLSSLDWLKELLDAARDMVRLENETHEEVIPDDKQALTEIFLEVKSDTTPQIIANVVGDIDQIVKVTRFDGWQSTHTGQKDIQKVLRQALFKYKLHKEQELFEKAYGYIKEHY, from the coding sequence ATGAGCTTCAATGAGATGAATACCATCGAGAATGCTCTGCGTGACCACCTCGTTGGCAAGCCCGTCACCGCTCAAAGCGGTATGGTGGCTGAAGAGACGGCCGAATACATTGCGGGCAACAGAGACCTGAAGTGGAAATATGTTCATGGTGAAAATCTGGTGCTCTATGGCAAGCAGCCGCAGGATGTTTTTGTCGATTCCTGGCTCAAGGATGCTCTGTGCCGATTGAATAAACCACTGGCGGCCAACCCGGATCTGGCGGACGAAGTGATTCACCGCCTGCGTGGCGTGCTGTTGGAAGCGGGTTACAGCGGGCTTATCCGGGCCAATGAGATTTTTCAGGATTGGCTGCTGGGACGCATATCCATGCCTCTGGGCAAAGATGGTGAACACATCACCATTCACCTGCTTGATTTCGACATCCCACAAAACAATCACTTTGTGGTCAGCCAGCAGGTTCAGTTTACTGGCACGAGAGATTGTTATTTTGACTTGGTGCTTTATGTCAACGGCCTACCATTGGTGGTCGGCGAGGTAAAAACACCGGTGCGCGATGCCATCAGTTGGCAGGATGGTGCAGCGGATTTTCTGGGCGGCCAAAAACATTACTGGGAAAACCAGAAAGCCTTTTTTGTGCCGAACCTGCTCTGCTTCGCCTCGGAGGGAAAAACCTTCTATTACGGCGCGATCGGTGCCCGTTTCAAAAACTGGGCTCCGTGGCATAGTACCGAAGACCGGGAAGAGATACCGCAGGATATGCGTACCGTGCTAAAGAGTGCTGAGCGTCTGCTGCACCCGAAGACGCTGCTGGAAATCCTGCAATCCTTTGTGGTGTTCTCTACTGTCAAGCAGGGAGAAGGCAAGCCGAGCTTTAAAATCAAAATTCTTCCCCGTTACCCGCAGTATGAAGCCGCCAAGGCCATTGTGGAGCGTGTAAAAACACAGGATGCCCGTCAGGGGTTGATCTGGCATTTTCAGGGTTCCGGTAAATCACTCTTGATGCTGTTTGCAGCGCAAATGCTCAAGGCAGACCCAGACCTGAAAAATCCAACCGTGGTGGTTGTGGTAGACCGGGTGGATCTGGATAGTCAGATAAACTCAGTGTTCAACAATGCTGCTGTCAAAAATGTCACGCCGGTGAAGTCCTGTAAGGCACTGGCTAAGGAGCTTAAGCAGGATTCCCGACAGATCCTGATCACCACCGTTTTCAAATTCGATGAGGTGGAAATTGATGAACACCAGACCGATGGCCTGAATCCCCGGGATAATATCATTGTGCTGGTGGATGAAGCGCACCGCACGCAAGAAGGTAGTCTGGGTGAAAAGATGCGCTGGGCGCTGCCGAATGCTTTTTTCTTCGGGTTGACCGGTACGCCGATTTCAGGTCTTGAACGAAACACTTTTAAGCTGTTCGGTTCTCCCAATGATCCGGGCAGATATCTCAATCGATACTCCTATAAACAGTCTATCCGTGATGAAGCGACACTACCTGTTAAATTCGAGCCTCGGCTTGTTGAGTTGCGCATCGACCGGGAGACGATTGATAAGGAATTTGAGGAGCTGGCAGAGCAGAACAACCTGAGCGAAGAGGAAAAAACTTTTATCTCTCAAAAAGCCGGGAAACTTGCTCATCTGCTGAAGGCTCCTAAACGCATCACCGCCATCGCGGATGACATCTCGGATCATTTCAAAACCCATGTGGAGCCGAAACAGTTCAAAGGCATGGTTGTGGTGTATGACCGGGATGCCGTGGTGCAGATGTATTACCTCCTCTGCGAGCGTCTGGGGAAAGATGCGGTGGAAGTGGTCATGAACATTTCACAGGGCACCATTGAAGAAGAAACGGACGAGAACGGTAAGCCGAAGAAAATTGCGCCCGACTGGCTTAAATGGCAGAAGCTCGATCTCCCGGTAGAAAAAGACGATTTTAAACGTTGGCAGGGAATTGATGCCAGCCCGGAGGTTCAAGAGCAGCTTCTTGATCGGTATCGTGACGCTTCCGATCCGCTGAAGGTGATTGTGGTAACGGCCAAGCTGCTTACCGGGTTTGACGCACCGATCTGCTACTGCATGTATCTGGATAAACCGCTTCGGGATCACACTTTGCTTCAGGCCATGTGTCGAACCAACCGTCTTTACAGTGACACCAAAAAGCACGGCCTAATCATTGATTACCTCGGGGTGTTTGAGAATGTCGCCAAGGCACTGGATTACGATCCCAAGGAAATCGAAGGTGTGGTGGAAAGCGTTGAGGCATTTAAAAAGCTGTTCCCGGAAGCCATTGGAAAATGCCTGGAGTATTTCCCGGGTGTTGATCGAACCGTTGAAGGTTATGAAGGTTTGATTGCCGCGCAGGATTGTCTGGTCGGAAATGAAAAGAAAGACGCTTTTGCTGCTCAGTTCAATGTGTTGAAACGCTTCTGGGAAGCAATTACACCTGACCCATATCTGAATGCCTTCCGCAAAGATTACCGCTGGCTGGCGCAGGTTTATGAGTCGATTAAGCCTGTCGGTGGGTTGGGCTCTTTGCTTTGGGAATCCCTTGGACCGGAAACCATCAAGCTGATTCATGAACACACCGAGATTGATCGCATCAGGGGTGATATCGACGAGCTGATCATGGATGCGGAATCGGTCTTTGAATTGACCGAGGAAGAGAAAAAGAAAAAAGCCAAAAAGCTGAATCTGTCACTAATGGCAAAGGTCCGCTCGAAGAATGATCCTCGTTTTGAAGAACTGGGCCAGCGCCTTGAGCGGCTCAAAGATAAATATGAAGCCGGTGTTCTGAGTAGCCTCGACTGGCTGAAGGAACTCCTTGATGCCGCCCGGGACATGGTCCGCCTTGAAAACGAGACCCATGAAGAAGTCATTCCCGATGACAAGCAAGCTCTTACAGAGATTTTTCTCGAAGTAAAAAGTGATACAACTCCTCAAATAATCGCTAACGTTGTTGGGGATATAGACCAGATTGTAAAAGTCACACGGTTTGACGGATGGCAAAGCACGCATACCGGTCAGAAAGATATACAGAAAGTGCTTCGGCAAGCGCTCTTTAAATATAAACTTCATAAAGAGCAAGAACTATTCGAAAAGGCTTATGGGTATATAAAGGAGCACTACTAG
- a CDS encoding restriction endonuclease subunit S translates to MAIELSEKQIKVGWQIVKFGEIAKEVKSTTKDPAEDGLEFYVGLEHLDPQSLRIARKGIIAEDNPSFTRRFSAGQILFGKRRCYQKKAAVADFEGICSCDIIVMDAIPKKIIPELLPFIIQSDAFFDWAEKTSSGSLSPRTKWKSLAEFEFPLPPIERQKEILEVLEKVEDNYGKNIRLVERINLFKEIISNKLLNDPISIYQDETVIECSLGDVLEKIVGGGTPRRTVTKYWNGKIPWVTVKDLKGVRLSASLESITEEGLNNSATNLIPEATPIVATRIGVGKAAIFDKPITINQDLKALFPKDVLLSEYLLYWLVSKESYFDSVGKGTTVKGINLELLRSTPFVLPSANAQKKSIDLLKSIEGIEQVTLKKLRQLLHTRRSYFSFAISGGVQ, encoded by the coding sequence ATGGCAATAGAACTTTCAGAAAAGCAGATAAAGGTCGGATGGCAAATCGTTAAGTTCGGGGAGATTGCCAAAGAAGTGAAGTCGACAACCAAAGACCCTGCCGAGGACGGTTTGGAGTTTTATGTCGGCCTTGAGCATTTAGACCCGCAGTCGCTGCGCATTGCTCGGAAAGGAATCATTGCAGAAGACAATCCCAGCTTTACCCGACGCTTTTCTGCCGGGCAGATCCTCTTTGGCAAACGTCGTTGCTATCAGAAGAAAGCTGCTGTTGCAGACTTTGAAGGTATCTGTTCGTGCGACATCATTGTGATGGATGCGATTCCGAAGAAAATCATTCCCGAGCTGCTGCCTTTTATCATTCAATCGGATGCCTTTTTTGACTGGGCAGAGAAAACTTCCTCCGGGTCTCTATCCCCAAGAACCAAATGGAAGTCACTGGCTGAATTTGAATTCCCTCTGCCGCCGATTGAGCGCCAGAAAGAGATCCTCGAAGTGCTGGAGAAGGTTGAGGATAATTACGGTAAAAACATCAGATTGGTTGAACGAATCAATCTGTTTAAAGAAATAATCAGCAATAAGCTATTAAACGACCCTATTTCAATTTATCAAGACGAAACGGTTATAGAATGTTCTTTAGGCGATGTCCTTGAAAAAATTGTTGGCGGTGGTACACCACGTAGAACTGTTACTAAATATTGGAATGGCAAAATACCTTGGGTAACAGTTAAAGATTTAAAAGGAGTTCGACTAAGCGCTTCACTAGAGTCGATCACCGAAGAAGGTTTAAACAACAGCGCCACAAATTTAATACCTGAAGCAACACCTATTGTGGCCACAAGAATAGGTGTTGGAAAAGCTGCAATATTTGATAAGCCAATTACAATAAACCAGGATTTAAAAGCACTTTTCCCGAAAGATGTATTACTTTCTGAATATCTACTTTATTGGTTAGTTTCAAAAGAAAGTTACTTCGACTCTGTTGGTAAAGGGACTACCGTAAAAGGCATCAATTTAGAACTGTTGAGAAGCACACCTTTTGTTTTGCCATCAGCCAATGCTCAGAAAAAATCTATTGATTTGCTCAAATCAATAGAAGGAATTGAACAAGTAACTCTAAAAAAACTCCGCCAGCTTTTACATACAAGAAGAAGCTATTTCAGCTTTGCTATTTCTGGAGGTGTCCAATGA
- a CDS encoding type I restriction-modification system subunit M, whose protein sequence is MSLSQQQLESMLWGAAEFLRGQIDASDYKQYIFPLLFYKRLSDVYKDEYEEALAFSDGDEEFAALPEQHRFIIPESARWDTLRETSTNIGAFIQKALRTIEKSNQRLYGVFGDAQWTNKERLPDHLLASLVEHFSKIPLGISAVTQDDLGAAYEYLIKKFADDSGHTAAEFYTNRTVVHLMTRVMELKPGESAYDPTCGTGGMLLNAVMDLRTDGKEWRTVKLFGQEVNLLTSAIARMNMFLHDIEEFDIQRGDTLAEPKFLEYDRLKQFDVIFANPPYSIKKWNRSKFGADPFKRNEFGVPPQGCADYAFFQHIIKSLNPKTGRAAMLWPHGVLFRDSEQDIRKKVIEADMIEAVIGLGPNLFYNSPMESCVVILRMNKPKERKNKVLFINGVKEVTRERAFSFLSDKNLERLVAAYFEPENHEEVARLADIEEIRENMHNLSIPLYVHNGTNGDGQSLESTIEAWQVGRVELKKQSKNLFAALADLGIEV, encoded by the coding sequence ATGAGTCTTTCGCAACAACAACTGGAAAGCATGCTCTGGGGAGCCGCAGAATTCCTGCGGGGACAAATCGACGCTTCCGACTACAAACAGTATATCTTCCCGCTGCTTTTCTATAAAAGACTGTCTGACGTTTATAAGGACGAGTATGAAGAAGCTCTGGCCTTTTCGGATGGGGATGAAGAGTTTGCCGCACTACCTGAGCAGCATCGGTTCATAATTCCAGAATCCGCCCGTTGGGATACACTTCGTGAGACCTCGACCAATATCGGTGCTTTCATACAAAAGGCACTGCGGACCATTGAGAAAAGCAACCAGCGTCTATACGGCGTATTCGGTGATGCGCAATGGACCAATAAAGAACGGCTTCCGGATCACCTGCTGGCGTCATTGGTGGAACATTTCAGCAAGATTCCGCTGGGTATCAGCGCAGTAACCCAGGACGACCTTGGAGCAGCTTACGAATACCTCATCAAAAAATTTGCAGATGATTCCGGCCATACAGCCGCTGAATTTTACACCAACAGAACAGTGGTCCATCTCATGACTCGAGTAATGGAGCTGAAACCCGGCGAAAGCGCATATGACCCGACATGTGGAACCGGTGGCATGCTTCTTAATGCGGTGATGGATTTGCGCACCGATGGTAAGGAATGGCGCACGGTCAAACTGTTCGGGCAAGAAGTAAACCTGCTGACCAGCGCCATCGCCAGAATGAATATGTTCCTTCATGATATTGAGGAGTTTGATATTCAACGTGGCGATACACTCGCGGAGCCAAAGTTTCTCGAATATGATCGCCTCAAGCAGTTTGATGTCATCTTTGCCAATCCGCCGTACTCGATCAAGAAGTGGAACAGAAGCAAATTTGGTGCAGATCCTTTCAAACGAAATGAATTCGGTGTGCCTCCTCAAGGCTGCGCTGACTATGCGTTTTTTCAGCACATCATCAAAAGCCTGAATCCTAAAACCGGCAGGGCCGCCATGCTTTGGCCACACGGCGTTCTGTTCAGAGATTCCGAACAGGATATCCGCAAAAAAGTAATCGAAGCCGACATGATTGAGGCTGTTATCGGTCTGGGGCCTAACCTGTTTTACAACTCTCCCATGGAATCATGCGTGGTCATCCTGCGCATGAACAAACCCAAAGAGAGAAAGAACAAAGTGCTGTTCATAAACGGTGTTAAGGAAGTGACCCGGGAAAGAGCGTTCAGCTTCTTGAGTGACAAAAACCTTGAGCGACTGGTGGCGGCCTATTTTGAGCCGGAAAACCATGAAGAGGTCGCCCGCTTAGCGGATATTGAAGAGATCAGAGAGAACATGCACAACCTCTCGATTCCTCTGTATGTTCACAATGGTACAAATGGTGACGGTCAGAGTTTGGAATCAACCATCGAGGCTTGGCAGGTCGGCCGCGTTGAACTCAAAAAGCAGTCTAAGAATCTTTTTGCAGCATTGGCTGACTTAGGAATTGAGGTGTAA
- a CDS encoding type I restriction-modification system subunit M — protein sequence MSQSTIKLQDIERHLWEAAHIITGPIDASDYKTYIFPILFFKRVCDVYNEEFEEAMEFYGDEEMAKAPEQHRIEVPEGCHWNDVIAATKDVGKALKAAFLGIEKTNDRLYGIFGDAPWTNKERLPDHLLLQLLNHFNKIRLGVGHVRDDDMGRAYEYLIKRFADKANKKAGEFYTPRSIVRLMVNVLGPQPGETVYDPACGTGGMLLETVHHVREHGGDPRLLKLKGQEKNLTTEAIARMNLYLHGMEDFEIRRGDTLRDPKFLTYDRLEQFDCVIANPPFSLKEWGHEKWSSDPFNRHTFGLAPKTNGDFAWVMHMYTSMKEGSGRMAVVLPHGVLFRSGAEAKIRKKLLDLGTIEAVIGLAGNLFYGTGIPASILVLRKSVKAKSPVLFINAEEIYTKGRAQNTMTTGQADEIYQLYKKQKQSSFEEEGVTRWVEYAELKENDFNLNIARYVQKPLEEEKITVEEALRDFKAKLAELETAENELELLLEREGFEL from the coding sequence ATGTCGCAATCAACAATCAAGCTACAAGACATTGAGCGTCATTTATGGGAAGCTGCCCATATCATAACCGGCCCGATCGATGCGTCGGACTATAAGACTTACATCTTTCCCATACTCTTCTTTAAGCGGGTTTGTGATGTTTACAATGAAGAATTTGAAGAAGCCATGGAGTTCTATGGCGACGAAGAAATGGCAAAAGCGCCAGAACAGCACCGTATTGAGGTGCCAGAGGGGTGCCATTGGAATGATGTCATCGCTGCAACAAAGGATGTAGGTAAAGCGCTGAAAGCTGCTTTTCTTGGAATCGAAAAGACAAATGACCGTCTCTATGGAATTTTTGGAGATGCGCCATGGACCAACAAAGAACGCCTACCAGACCATCTTCTCCTCCAGCTCCTGAATCACTTTAACAAAATCAGGCTTGGTGTTGGTCATGTTCGTGATGACGACATGGGTAGAGCCTATGAATATCTGATCAAGCGATTTGCCGACAAGGCCAACAAGAAGGCCGGAGAGTTTTATACGCCGCGATCAATCGTCCGCTTGATGGTCAATGTGCTGGGCCCTCAGCCCGGCGAAACAGTCTACGACCCTGCATGCGGTACCGGCGGTATGCTTTTGGAGACCGTTCATCATGTTCGTGAGCATGGTGGCGACCCACGTTTGCTGAAGCTCAAAGGGCAGGAAAAGAATCTGACGACTGAAGCGATCGCCCGGATGAACCTCTATCTCCACGGGATGGAAGATTTTGAAATACGACGCGGAGATACCCTGAGAGATCCGAAGTTTCTCACTTACGACCGCCTTGAACAGTTTGATTGCGTAATCGCAAATCCACCCTTCAGCTTAAAAGAGTGGGGCCATGAGAAGTGGTCTTCCGATCCTTTTAACAGGCATACGTTTGGACTGGCCCCAAAGACCAACGGTGACTTTGCATGGGTCATGCACATGTACACATCCATGAAGGAAGGCAGTGGCCGGATGGCTGTTGTTCTGCCTCATGGGGTTTTGTTCAGGTCCGGTGCAGAGGCGAAGATCCGGAAGAAACTCTTGGACTTGGGTACTATTGAAGCGGTGATAGGATTAGCAGGCAATTTGTTCTATGGAACAGGAATCCCTGCCTCCATCCTTGTTTTAAGAAAATCAGTCAAAGCAAAATCTCCGGTGTTGTTTATCAATGCGGAGGAAATCTACACCAAAGGCCGAGCTCAAAACACCATGACTACCGGACAGGCCGACGAGATTTACCAGCTCTACAAGAAACAAAAGCAGAGCTCTTTTGAGGAAGAAGGCGTTACCCGATGGGTCGAGTATGCCGAGCTCAAAGAAAATGACTTCAACCTGAACATTGCAAGATACGTCCAAAAACCGCTCGAAGAAGAAAAAATTACCGTAGAAGAAGCCCTCCGTGATTTCAAAGCCAAGCTGGCAGAACTTGAGACTGCGGAAAATGAACTGGAACTGCTACTTGAACGGGAGGGTTTTGAACTATGA
- a CDS encoding IS4 family transposase, translating to MKKYSTVLGTLNSVISRYDFKKIVDLHDGDKGIRTLSTDLLLKTMTYAQVSQAFSLNEVIATMHSQHAKLYHAGMAPVKKSTVADALAKRSSDIFKDLFYQLLGQAGTMHTPNHRFRNPLQIIDATTIDLCLSRYDWAQFRTTKGAIKLHASYNSDSALPNYVQLSTGKLHETNTLLDFPRKKGDIMVFDRGYNNYKSFHKLQLDDVTFVTRLKKNAKVRTTLVYHKNPDGPVLEDAWMKFTQDSAEANYPDLIRVVTYKDPEHGKVYRFLTNNFDLPAHEIADIYKERWQVELFFKWIKQNLKIKTFFGTSKNAVWSQIWIALIVYVLIWMMKVLHGIESTFQKIMQVLKLTILDRRDISELFHPPPPSPISSNLWLFEGAGN from the coding sequence ATGAAAAAGTATAGCACGGTGCTTGGCACATTGAATAGCGTCATTTCACGATATGATTTCAAGAAAATTGTCGATTTGCACGATGGAGATAAAGGAATACGGACCCTCTCCACAGATCTTCTTCTTAAAACAATGACCTATGCACAAGTTTCACAGGCATTCAGTCTGAATGAAGTCATAGCAACCATGCACTCCCAGCATGCTAAACTCTATCATGCCGGCATGGCGCCGGTAAAAAAATCCACTGTCGCTGATGCCCTGGCAAAACGCAGCAGTGATATCTTTAAGGATTTATTTTATCAGCTCCTTGGTCAGGCAGGTACAATGCATACGCCGAACCACCGTTTTCGCAATCCCTTGCAAATCATTGATGCCACGACAATCGACCTCTGCCTCTCGCGCTATGACTGGGCTCAGTTTCGTACAACAAAGGGGGCAATAAAACTGCACGCCAGCTATAACAGTGACAGCGCACTACCAAATTATGTACAGCTGAGTACCGGTAAACTCCATGAGACGAATACGCTTTTAGATTTTCCCCGCAAGAAGGGAGATATTATGGTTTTTGATCGGGGGTATAATAACTATAAGTCATTTCACAAATTGCAATTAGATGACGTTACATTCGTAACCAGATTAAAGAAGAATGCCAAGGTGAGAACAACTCTTGTATACCATAAGAATCCCGATGGGCCGGTACTTGAAGATGCTTGGATGAAGTTTACCCAAGATAGTGCCGAAGCAAACTATCCCGACCTGATCCGAGTGGTTACGTATAAAGATCCGGAGCATGGGAAGGTATACCGTTTTCTCACAAACAACTTCGACTTGCCAGCACATGAGATCGCGGATATTTATAAGGAACGCTGGCAGGTTGAGCTATTCTTTAAATGGATCAAGCAAAATCTGAAAATTAAAACTTTCTTCGGAACGAGTAAGAATGCAGTATGGAGTCAAATCTGGATAGCATTAATTGTGTATGTTCTCATTTGGATGATGAAGGTACTACATGGAATTGAATCGACGTTTCAAAAAATAATGCAGGTCCTCAAGTTAACCATTCTGGATCGCCGGGATATCTCCGAATTATTTCATCCGCCTCCACCTTCCCCTATTTCATCAAATCTTTGGCTTTTTGAGGGGGCTGGAAATTAA
- a CDS encoding AAA family ATPase — MVKTFPEPIGLSDGFIPYKYFELNLNMLNKSVKSVKNLGFLSITTTTDAPEPENMEFREEDTRKLYTAPESAIPDSGNFKDGDIRVLITNSEDQKPGYIVEIQEYQNGSFNRYEPLMSLYEERNLPEERYSLNELLEWSREDGATKKEKYLRAVIDDLEERGIYLAVSAVALYDNVLVGRKRSASNSKAEKSRETALMAESTDLSEDIDSYDIYRQLLEHNPNMILYGPPGTGKTYAIEKIIENMEQHRTGTYIDFHTIQEDKRVEFLTFHQSFSYEEFVEGIRPVLDGYDSSELNANTSTLGYRIEDGILKRLASRASVNRVKEEEADIPAELSPDSQVYKISLGRRHGEDEIYKFCRDNSLIAIGWLESHDLSEWDYDKIFDSLKSEREEGSQAPTNDASSVDFFVNQISTGDIVVVYDGKYTIRDIVVVSEEYRYLPDSSSRYPHRRKVKWLRHFEKPVDIRNINNGKRLTMKTVYPLRNVEVSDLEPFITKIGAGSGEHSNIKKALPHYLVIDEINRGNISKIFGELITLIEADKRDKISVRLPYSRKPFTLPKNLYIIGTMNTADRSIAIIDTALRRRFVFMEVEPAPSVLAMSDTPSVAGKIDLEKLLTALNKRIVEKFDRDHRIGHAYFMDLNNLEAFRITWYYKIIPLLMEYFYNDGKTISEIIGTAFIDPMTCQVKPLSGNALIDSIQKIYQRTITAQ, encoded by the coding sequence GTGGTAAAAACCTTTCCCGAACCCATCGGCCTATCTGATGGATTTATTCCCTACAAGTATTTTGAACTCAATTTGAATATGCTCAACAAAAGTGTGAAGAGCGTGAAGAATTTAGGATTCCTCTCGATTACAACGACCACGGATGCACCAGAGCCCGAGAATATGGAGTTTCGTGAGGAGGATACAAGGAAGCTCTACACCGCTCCAGAATCGGCTATACCCGATTCTGGAAACTTCAAAGACGGCGATATCCGCGTACTCATCACAAACTCAGAAGATCAAAAGCCTGGATACATAGTAGAAATTCAGGAGTATCAGAACGGCAGCTTCAACCGATACGAACCTCTCATGTCCTTATACGAGGAGCGAAACCTCCCGGAAGAGCGCTATTCATTAAATGAGCTGCTAGAATGGTCACGTGAGGACGGAGCTACAAAAAAGGAAAAATATTTACGAGCTGTCATCGACGACCTAGAAGAGCGCGGAATATACCTGGCAGTGAGTGCTGTGGCATTGTATGACAATGTGCTCGTGGGAAGAAAGCGCAGTGCATCAAATAGCAAAGCCGAAAAATCTCGGGAAACAGCCCTGATGGCCGAGAGCACCGATCTTTCAGAAGATATCGATTCCTACGATATTTATCGGCAGCTACTCGAACATAACCCGAATATGATTCTCTATGGCCCTCCCGGAACCGGAAAGACGTATGCAATAGAGAAAATCATCGAAAACATGGAGCAGCATAGAACGGGAACCTACATAGATTTTCATACTATACAGGAAGATAAACGAGTGGAATTCCTCACCTTTCATCAATCCTTCTCCTATGAAGAGTTTGTAGAGGGAATCCGACCGGTCCTCGATGGATATGATTCGAGTGAACTGAATGCAAATACGTCCACCCTTGGATACCGGATTGAAGATGGTATTCTCAAACGACTTGCTTCACGGGCATCTGTGAACAGAGTAAAGGAGGAAGAGGCAGATATTCCCGCCGAGTTAAGCCCCGATAGCCAGGTGTACAAAATCTCCCTTGGTCGACGTCATGGAGAAGATGAGATTTATAAATTCTGTCGGGATAACAGCCTGATTGCCATCGGTTGGCTTGAGAGCCATGACCTGAGCGAGTGGGACTATGATAAAATCTTTGATTCATTAAAAAGTGAACGGGAGGAAGGTAGTCAAGCTCCCACCAACGATGCCAGCAGCGTCGATTTCTTTGTAAATCAAATCAGCACCGGGGATATCGTCGTTGTATACGACGGCAAGTATACAATACGGGATATCGTCGTTGTCTCAGAGGAGTACCGATACCTACCAGACTCCTCAAGCAGATATCCACATCGTCGAAAGGTCAAATGGCTGCGGCATTTTGAGAAGCCAGTTGATATCCGCAATATCAACAACGGCAAGCGGTTGACCATGAAGACCGTCTATCCTTTGAGGAATGTGGAAGTTTCAGACTTGGAACCATTCATAACAAAAATCGGAGCTGGCTCCGGGGAGCACAGCAACATCAAAAAAGCATTGCCACACTATCTGGTAATTGATGAAATAAACCGGGGAAACATTTCGAAAATTTTCGGCGAACTCATCACCCTTATCGAAGCAGACAAACGGGATAAGATCAGCGTACGCCTGCCCTACTCCCGTAAACCATTCACTCTCCCGAAGAACCTCTACATCATCGGGACCATGAATACCGCCGACCGATCCATCGCAATCATCGACACTGCCCTCCGGCGACGTTTTGTATTCATGGAAGTTGAGCCCGCACCTTCAGTACTGGCAATGAGCGACACCCCTTCTGTGGCCGGGAAAATCGACCTTGAGAAATTACTCACGGCATTGAATAAACGAATTGTGGAAAAGTTTGATCGTGATCACAGGATTGGACACGCATACTTCATGGATCTCAACAATCTCGAAGCATTCAGGATTACCTGGTACTACAAGATTATTCCCCTTCTGATGGAGTATTTTTACAATGACGGCAAAACCATATCCGAGATAATTGGCACTGCCTTTATCGATCCAATGACCTGTCAAGTAAAGCCGCTTTCGGGAAATGCTTTGATTGATTCAATACAAAAGATATACCAGAGAACAATCACAGCTCAATGA